From the genome of Pseudomonas migulae:
CTTGCTCACGGCCTTCACCGATACGCAGCAAGTTATCCCCACCCAATTGGTGAATCCTCTCACTGTGATCACGGATCTCGCTGACAGCGCCGCTCTGCTGGGCAGTGACATCGGCAATGCGCACGGCGGTGTCGGAAATGGTCTGGATCGCCCCGACGATCTTGTCCAGCGCACCGTCAGCGGCCTGGGCCTGGTTGGCCGTTGCTTCAGCATGCTCAACCTGCGCGCGCATGCCTTCCACCGATTGCTGCGCCGCTGCTTGCAACCCCGCGATCAAGGTCTGAATTTCGGCCGTGGCGCCCGCGGTGCGTTGTGCCAGTGAGCGAACCTCTTCCGCCACGACGGCAAAACCGCGACCCATTTCCCCGGCCCGGGCCGCTTCGATGGCCGCGTTCAGCGCCAGCAGGTTGGTCTGGTCGGCAAT
Proteins encoded in this window:
- a CDS encoding methyl-accepting chemotaxis protein — its product is MIEHLASESATIGGVLTVIRSIADQTNLLALNAAIEAARAGEMGRGFAVVAEEVRSLAQRTAGATAEIQTLIAGLQAAAQQSVEGMRAQVEHAEATANQAQAADGALDKIVGAIQTISDTAVRIADVTAQQSGAVSEIRDHSERIHQLGGDNLLRIGEGREQGEHLLVLGGRLHTAVQAFRV